From one Acidibrevibacterium fodinaquatile genomic stretch:
- the aroA gene encoding 3-phosphoshikimate 1-carboxyvinyltransferase, which produces MVSRRPARGLAGVARVPGDKSISHRALMLGALALGESRITGLLEGEDVLRTAAAMRALGAAVTREGDGDWRVAGRGVGGIVEPEDVLDMGNSGTAARLLAGILASHPIFSVLTGDASLRRRPMRRVMTPLAASGATFSARAGGRMPLAIAGTGAALPITYRLPVASAQVKSAILLAGLNARGITRVEEPVATRDHSENMLRHFGASVSVSDDGEGRVIELAGLPELRCADIAVPGDPSSAAFPLVAALLVPDSAITLPGIGLNPLRTGLFATLAEMGAGIVIENRRISGGEPVGDLAVRHAALRGVDVPAARAPSMIDEYPILAVAAACARGTTRLRGLAELRVKESDRLAATAALLAGNGVRVAIEDDDLIIHGAGAPTPGGGMVATGMDHRIAMSALVLGLASVAPVAIDDARFIETSFPGFAHLMNGLGAAMAPA; this is translated from the coding sequence ATGGTATCGCGGCGCCCGGCGCGCGGGCTCGCCGGGGTGGCGCGCGTGCCGGGGGACAAATCGATCAGCCATCGGGCGCTGATGCTCGGCGCGCTCGCGCTCGGCGAGAGCCGGATCACCGGCCTGCTCGAAGGGGAAGACGTGCTGCGGACGGCGGCGGCGATGCGGGCGTTGGGCGCTGCCGTGACGCGCGAGGGGGATGGCGACTGGCGCGTCGCCGGGCGCGGGGTTGGCGGCATCGTCGAGCCCGAAGATGTGCTGGACATGGGCAATTCCGGCACCGCGGCGCGGCTCCTCGCCGGCATTCTCGCAAGCCACCCGATTTTTTCGGTGCTCACCGGCGATGCCAGCCTCCGCCGCCGGCCGATGCGCCGGGTGATGACACCGCTCGCCGCCTCTGGTGCGACATTTTCCGCCCGCGCCGGCGGCAGGATGCCGCTCGCGATCGCCGGCACCGGCGCGGCGCTGCCGATCACCTACCGCCTGCCGGTGGCCTCGGCGCAGGTGAAATCGGCGATTTTGCTCGCCGGCCTCAACGCCCGCGGGATCACCCGCGTCGAGGAGCCGGTGGCAACACGCGATCACTCGGAAAACATGCTGCGCCATTTCGGGGCCAGCGTTTCGGTGAGCGATGACGGGGAGGGGCGGGTGATCGAACTCGCCGGCCTGCCGGAATTGCGTTGCGCCGACATCGCCGTGCCGGGCGATCCTTCCTCGGCGGCATTCCCGCTGGTTGCCGCGCTTCTCGTGCCCGATTCGGCGATCACGCTGCCGGGGATCGGCCTCAATCCGCTGCGCACTGGCCTTTTTGCGACGCTCGCGGAAATGGGGGCGGGCATCGTGATCGAAAATCGCCGGATCAGCGGCGGTGAGCCGGTCGGCGATCTCGCCGTCCGCCACGCGGCGCTCCGGGGCGTCGATGTGCCGGCGGCGCGCGCCCCGAGCATGATCGACGAATATCCTATCCTCGCCGTCGCCGCCGCGTGCGCGCGCGGCACGACGCGGCTCCGTGGGCTCGCTGAATTGCGCGTGAAAGAGAGCGACCGGCTTGCCGCAACGGCGGCACTGCTCGCTGGCAATGGCGTTCGGGTCGCGATCGAGGATGACGATCTCATCATCCACGGCGCCGGCGCGCCGACGCCGGGGGGCGGGATGGTCGCGACCGGGATGGATCACCGCATCGCGATGAGCGCGCTGGTGCTCGGGCTCGCGAGCGTCGCGCCGGTTGCGATCGACGATGCCCGTTTCATCGAAACCAGCTTCCCCGGGTTTGCCCACCTGATGAACGGGCTCGGGGCGGCGATGGCGCCGGCATGA
- the cmk gene encoding (d)CMP kinase: MAPPLTIAIDGPAAAGKGTLARRLAAHFNLPYLDTGLLYRAVGRRVLDHGGDPADPAQAAQAARALTPADLTRDDLRTQAVDRAASAVAGQAAVRAALLDFQRQFARTQGAVLDGRDIGTVVLPDATAKLFVTASLAARAERRWRERGAVLGALAQVTADLAARDAEDAARTIAPLRPAADAVTLDTTALDAEAAFQAALALVAAAIGARASPS; the protein is encoded by the coding sequence ATGGCGCCACCGCTCACCATTGCGATCGACGGGCCGGCGGCGGCGGGGAAGGGGACGCTCGCCCGCCGCCTCGCCGCCCATTTCAACCTTCCCTATCTCGATACCGGGCTGCTTTATCGCGCCGTCGGCCGGCGCGTGCTCGACCATGGCGGCGATCCCGCCGATCCGGCGCAAGCAGCGCAGGCGGCGCGCGCGCTCACCCCCGCCGACCTCACGCGCGACGATCTCCGCACCCAAGCGGTCGACCGCGCGGCGAGCGCGGTTGCCGGCCAGGCCGCGGTGCGCGCAGCCCTCCTCGACTTTCAGCGCCAGTTTGCGCGCACCCAAGGGGCGGTGCTGGATGGGCGCGATATCGGCACGGTGGTTCTGCCCGACGCGACGGCGAAGCTGTTCGTCACCGCCTCGCTCGCCGCGCGCGCTGAGCGGCGTTGGCGCGAGCGTGGCGCCGTGCTCGGCGCGCTCGCGCAGGTGACGGCGGATTTGGCGGCGCGCGATGCCGAAGACGCGGCGCGCACGATCGCCCCGCTTCGCCCGGCGGCGGATGCGGTCACGCTCGATACCACCGCCCTTGACGCCGAGGCCGCGTTTCAGGCGGCGCTCGCCCTGGTCGCTGCCGCCATCGGCGCGCGCGCATCGCCTTCGTGA
- the rpsA gene encoding 30S ribosomal protein S1 gives MAATASATAAPGRDAGGEDFAAMLDQTLGRDAGFEGSVITGHVLRLTDEFAIVDVGLKSEGRVPLKEFAPPGMAPEVKPGDSVELFVERYEDRDGAIVLSREKARREESWTNIEKAFAANQRVTGTIYGRVKGGFTVDLGGAVAFLPGSQVDIRPVRDVTPLMGTPQPFQILKMDRARGNIVVSRRAVLEETRAEQRTELIQGLKEGMIIDGVVKNITDYGAFVDLGGVDGLLHVTDIAWRRINHPAEALQIGQPVRVQVIRFNPETQRISLGMKQLEADPWEGIAAKYPPGTKFTGRVTNITDYGAFVELEPGVEGLVHVSEMSWTKKNVHPGKIVATSQEVEVMVLDVDAGKRRISLGLKQVQGNPWEVFLDQHPIGSTIEGEIRNITEFGLFIGLTADLDGMVHMSDISWDEPGEVAITKYNKGDIVRAKVLDVDVEKERISLGIKQLQVDPAADVLDRIHKGDIVTCVVTAVQSNGIEVKVDDVLGGFIRRAELARDKADQRAERFAVGEKLDAKVTAVDRAARKLSLTIKGKEVDEEKQAMADFGSSDSGASLGDILGAAIRRRNQQAQQETE, from the coding sequence ATGGCTGCCACTGCGTCTGCTACCGCCGCGCCCGGCCGCGATGCCGGGGGCGAGGATTTCGCCGCCATGCTCGACCAAACCCTCGGCCGCGATGCCGGCTTCGAGGGGTCGGTCATCACCGGCCACGTGCTGCGCCTGACCGATGAATTCGCGATCGTCGATGTCGGCCTCAAAAGCGAAGGCCGGGTGCCGCTCAAGGAATTCGCCCCGCCCGGGATGGCCCCGGAGGTCAAACCCGGCGACAGCGTCGAGCTGTTCGTCGAGCGCTACGAGGATCGCGACGGCGCCATCGTGCTCTCGCGCGAGAAGGCGCGGCGCGAGGAATCCTGGACCAATATCGAAAAGGCCTTCGCCGCCAACCAGCGCGTGACCGGCACCATCTATGGCCGTGTCAAGGGCGGCTTTACCGTCGATCTCGGCGGCGCCGTCGCCTTCCTGCCGGGAAGCCAGGTCGATATCCGCCCGGTGCGTGACGTAACGCCGCTGATGGGAACGCCGCAGCCCTTCCAAATCCTGAAAATGGACCGCGCGCGCGGCAATATCGTCGTCTCGCGCCGCGCCGTGCTCGAGGAGACCCGCGCCGAGCAGCGGACCGAGCTGATCCAGGGCCTCAAGGAAGGCATGATCATCGACGGCGTGGTGAAAAACATCACCGATTACGGCGCCTTCGTCGATTTGGGCGGCGTCGATGGCCTGCTCCATGTCACCGACATCGCCTGGCGGCGGATCAACCATCCCGCCGAGGCGCTGCAGATCGGCCAGCCGGTGCGCGTGCAGGTGATCCGCTTCAACCCCGAAACCCAGCGCATCAGCCTTGGCATGAAGCAGCTCGAGGCCGACCCGTGGGAGGGGATTGCGGCGAAATACCCGCCGGGGACGAAATTCACCGGCCGTGTCACCAACATCACCGATTATGGTGCGTTCGTCGAACTCGAGCCCGGGGTCGAGGGATTGGTGCATGTCTCGGAAATGTCGTGGACGAAAAAGAACGTCCATCCCGGCAAGATCGTCGCGACCAGCCAGGAAGTCGAGGTCATGGTGCTCGACGTCGATGCCGGCAAGCGGCGCATTTCGCTCGGCCTGAAGCAGGTCCAGGGCAATCCCTGGGAGGTCTTCCTCGATCAGCATCCGATCGGCTCGACGATCGAGGGCGAGATCCGCAACATCACCGAATTCGGCCTCTTCATCGGTCTCACCGCCGATCTCGATGGCATGGTGCACATGTCCGACATCTCCTGGGACGAGCCCGGCGAGGTCGCGATCACGAAATATAACAAGGGCGACATCGTGCGCGCCAAGGTGCTCGACGTCGATGTCGAGAAGGAACGCATCAGCCTCGGGATCAAGCAGTTGCAGGTCGATCCGGCGGCGGATGTGCTCGATCGCATCCACAAGGGCGACATCGTCACCTGCGTCGTGACGGCGGTGCAGTCGAACGGCATCGAGGTCAAGGTCGACGACGTTCTCGGCGGTTTCATCCGCCGCGCCGAACTCGCCCGCGACAAGGCCGATCAGCGCGCCGAGCGCTTCGCGGTCGGCGAAAAGCTCGACGCCAAGGTGACGGCGGTCGATCGCGCCGCGCGCAAGCTCAGCCTCACCATCAAGGGCAAGGAAGTGGACGAGGAGAAGCAGGCGATGGCCGATTTCGGCTCCTCCGATTCCGGCGCGTCCCTCGGTGACATCCTGGGTGCGGCGATCCGCCGGCGTAACCAGCAGGCGCAGCAGGAGACCGAGTAA
- the sppA gene encoding signal peptide peptidase SppA — translation MSLEADLLLDRRRLKRRLAVWRIVAVLALVAALAAGLGGSGGVVPGRPHVARLLVRGLITEDRTLTRAVSALATDPSVAALVVEIDSPGGSVAGGESLHDAIARVAAKKPVVAVMDGVAASAGYMIAVPAARIFCSPATLTGSIGVLLETGDVSGLLAKLGVNADAIVSGPLKDQPSFTKPLSPEGRVAMQSLVMDMYEQFVAMVAEGRHMDVARVRALADGRAYTGHQALPLGLVDEFGGESEARAWLAKSRAVPETLPVSDIETRSLAERVLGGNFGGMLSIPLKILFSQQVMLDGGWALWQPSGE, via the coding sequence ATGAGCCTCGAGGCCGATCTTCTGCTCGATCGGCGGCGCCTCAAGCGCCGCCTCGCGGTGTGGCGGATCGTCGCGGTGCTCGCGCTTGTCGCAGCACTCGCCGCGGGGTTGGGCGGGAGCGGTGGCGTCGTGCCCGGCCGCCCCCACGTCGCCCGGCTGCTGGTGCGTGGGCTGATCACCGAGGATCGCACCTTGACCCGCGCCGTCAGCGCGCTGGCCACCGATCCATCGGTCGCGGCGCTGGTGGTCGAGATCGACAGCCCCGGCGGCTCGGTCGCCGGTGGCGAGAGCCTGCACGACGCCATCGCCCGGGTTGCGGCAAAAAAGCCGGTGGTCGCGGTGATGGACGGGGTCGCCGCCTCGGCGGGCTACATGATCGCGGTGCCGGCGGCGCGGATTTTCTGCAGCCCGGCGACGCTCACCGGCTCGATCGGCGTCTTGCTCGAAACCGGTGACGTTTCCGGCCTGCTCGCCAAGCTCGGGGTCAATGCCGATGCCATCGTCTCCGGCCCGCTCAAGGACCAGCCGAGCTTCACCAAGCCGCTCTCGCCAGAGGGGCGGGTTGCGATGCAATCGCTGGTGATGGATATGTATGAGCAGTTCGTCGCCATGGTTGCCGAGGGGCGGCATATGGACGTGGCGCGGGTGCGCGCTCTTGCCGATGGCCGCGCCTATACCGGGCATCAGGCGCTGCCGCTCGGCCTCGTCGATGAATTTGGCGGCGAGAGCGAGGCGCGGGCGTGGCTCGCGAAAAGCCGCGCGGTGCCGGAAACCCTCCCGGTGAGTGACATCGAAACCCGCAGCCTGGCCGAGCGGGTGCTCGGCGGCAATTTCGGCGGGATGCTCTCCATTCCACTGAAAATCTTGTTTTCACAACAGGTTATGCTTGACGGCGGATGGGCACTCTGGCAGCCTTCCGGCGAGTGA
- the ihfB gene encoding integration host factor subunit beta, with translation MTKSELIAELAAANPHLYASDVEKIVNTIFAEIANALAQGARVELRGFGAFTVKHREARTGRNPRTGTLVEVEEKGVPFFKAGKELRERVNQGSAAAAS, from the coding sequence ATGACGAAATCCGAACTGATCGCTGAGCTCGCGGCCGCCAATCCGCATCTTTACGCGAGCGATGTCGAGAAAATCGTCAACACGATTTTCGCGGAAATCGCCAATGCTTTGGCGCAGGGCGCGCGCGTTGAGCTGCGTGGCTTCGGCGCTTTCACCGTCAAGCATCGCGAGGCCCGCACCGGGCGCAATCCGCGCACCGGCACGTTGGTCGAGGTCGAGGAGAAGGGCGTTCCTTTCTTCAAGGCCGGCAAGGAGCTGCGCGAGCGCGTCAATCAGGGCAGTGCGGCGGCGGCTTCCTGA
- a CDS encoding LapA family protein, with translation MLRFFLLLPLLLLIVLFVLSNTAPVALRLWPTGWSLQAPLALAVLGAMAIAFLLGALFTWLPALGARRRARRAEARVAALEQEIATLKARPGDSPTLLPPAG, from the coding sequence ATGCTCCGTTTTTTCCTCCTTCTGCCGCTTTTGCTGCTCATTGTGTTGTTCGTGCTCTCGAACACCGCGCCGGTGGCGCTGCGCCTGTGGCCGACGGGATGGAGCCTGCAAGCGCCGCTGGCGCTTGCCGTGCTTGGCGCGATGGCGATCGCGTTTTTGCTCGGGGCGTTGTTCACCTGGCTGCCGGCGCTCGGCGCGCGGCGCCGGGCGCGGCGGGCGGAAGCGCGGGTTGCGGCGCTCGAGCAGGAGATCGCGACGCTCAAGGCGCGGCCCGGCGACAGCCCGACCCTGCTGCCGCCTGCCGGCTGA
- a CDS encoding phosphoribosylanthranilate isomerase gives MAGAVRVKICGINCEAAFDAAVAAGADWLGFVFFPPSPRAVSAERAAKLSAREKAGPPRVGLFVNPSFAEIAAVLAVIPLDILQIHGPAAMAAAIRAEFGRPVWRAVGIATAADLPSDPESADALLLDASPPRGATRPGGNAVAFDWRLLRDWHPPAPWLLAGGLTPENVAAAIAMTGAPAVDVSSGVERRPGEKDPALIRAFIAAAHGESRR, from the coding sequence ATGGCCGGCGCCGTGCGGGTCAAAATTTGCGGCATCAATTGCGAAGCCGCTTTCGATGCCGCGGTTGCCGCCGGCGCCGATTGGCTCGGCTTCGTTTTCTTCCCACCCTCGCCGCGCGCGGTCAGCGCCGAGCGCGCAGCGAAACTCTCGGCGCGGGAGAAAGCCGGGCCGCCACGGGTCGGGTTGTTCGTCAACCCTTCTTTTGCCGAGATCGCCGCGGTGCTCGCCGTGATCCCGCTCGATATCCTGCAAATCCACGGCCCGGCGGCGATGGCGGCGGCGATCCGCGCGGAATTCGGCCGCCCGGTCTGGCGCGCGGTCGGCATCGCGACGGCGGCCGATCTCCCCTCCGATCCCGAAAGCGCCGATGCCCTGCTGTTGGATGCGAGCCCGCCGCGCGGCGCGACCCGCCCGGGCGGCAATGCGGTTGCTTTCGACTGGCGTTTGCTGCGGGATTGGCACCCGCCGGCGCCCTGGCTGCTCGCCGGTGGCCTGACCCCGGAGAATGTCGCCGCGGCGATCGCGATGACCGGCGCGCCGGCGGTTGATGTCTCCTCCGGCGTCGAACGACGGCCGGGCGAGAAGGATCCAGCCTTGATCCGCGCCTTCATCGCCGCCGCGCATGGCGAAAGTCGCAGGTAA
- the serB gene encoding phosphoserine phosphatase SerB — protein sequence MNYVLTLVADRAATTLDAATVAEIADAIRAGPAEILSPGEAVDLPCPAPPPPAAIAALLGARPIDVFCLPSTGRRKRLLAADMDSTIITAEVIDELAAEAGIGAEIAAITARSMAGEIDFATALRDRVARLRDTRLTALDRVAARLRATEGARELIATMRAHGAVTALISGGFTFFTARIAADLGFAAHFANRLQDDGQVLTGTVAEPVLDRNAKERILRELAQRHAIPLAETMAIGDGANDLAMLATAGLGIAFRAKPVVADAARARITHGTLRAALFAQGYRLSEFRE from the coding sequence ATGAATTACGTCCTCACCCTCGTCGCCGACCGCGCGGCGACCACCCTCGATGCCGCCACCGTCGCCGAAATCGCCGATGCCATCCGCGCCGGGCCGGCGGAAATCCTCTCGCCCGGCGAGGCGGTCGATCTCCCCTGCCCCGCGCCACCGCCGCCGGCGGCGATCGCGGCCCTCCTCGGCGCCCGGCCGATCGATGTGTTTTGCCTCCCCAGCACCGGCCGGCGCAAGCGTCTGCTGGCCGCCGACATGGACAGCACCATCATCACCGCCGAGGTGATCGACGAACTCGCGGCCGAAGCCGGAATCGGCGCCGAAATCGCCGCCATCACCGCGCGCAGCATGGCAGGCGAGATCGATTTCGCGACCGCGCTCCGCGACCGCGTCGCGCGGCTGCGCGATACCAGGCTCACCGCCCTCGATCGCGTCGCCGCCCGGCTTCGCGCGACCGAGGGCGCGCGCGAACTGATCGCGACGATGCGCGCCCACGGCGCCGTCACCGCGCTCATCTCCGGTGGGTTCACCTTCTTCACCGCCCGCATCGCCGCGGATCTCGGATTTGCCGCCCATTTCGCCAACCGCCTCCAAGACGACGGACAGGTGCTCACCGGCACGGTCGCCGAGCCGGTGCTCGACCGCAACGCGAAGGAGCGCATCCTCCGCGAACTCGCGCAGCGTCACGCCATCCCGCTCGCCGAGACGATGGCGATCGGCGACGGCGCCAACGATCTCGCCATGCTGGCAACCGCCGGGCTCGGCATCGCGTTTCGCGCCAAACCCGTGGTGGCGGACGCGGCGCGCGCGCGCATCACCCACGGCACCCTCCGCGCCGCCCTGTTCGCGCAGGGGTATCGGCTCAGCGAGTTTCGAGAGTGA
- the miaA gene encoding tRNA (adenosine(37)-N6)-dimethylallyltransferase MiaA, whose protein sequence is MAGGPCGRNGAEARGGVALIVAGPTASGKSALALALAERLGGVVINADAMQLYRDLRVLTARPSDADLARAPHDLYGVLPPSPPATAAWWREAALSALDHARGERRVPILCGGSGLYLQALVGGLAAIPPVSDAAREEARARLAALGPAALHAELAARDPETAARLRPQDSQRIARAMEVFLATGRGLAAWQAQAAPAPAGWRFAAILLDPPREGLREAIARRFVAMLEAGALAEVRALLAQNLDPALPLLRAHGVPELSAYLRGDISLAEARRRAELVTGQYTKRQATWFRHHRLSPEIYTIDARIDDFTQFSQRSMADLLNFLTSAGLTPQASPA, encoded by the coding sequence ATGGCGGGCGGACCATGCGGGCGGAATGGCGCCGAGGCAAGGGGCGGGGTGGCGCTGATCGTTGCCGGGCCGACGGCCTCGGGCAAATCGGCGCTGGCTTTGGCGCTCGCTGAGCGGCTCGGTGGTGTTGTCATCAATGCCGATGCGATGCAGCTCTATCGCGATCTCAGGGTTCTGACGGCGCGGCCGTCGGATGCCGACCTCGCCCGCGCGCCGCATGATCTCTATGGCGTGCTCCCGCCTAGTCCGCCGGCGACTGCCGCTTGGTGGCGGGAGGCGGCGCTCTCTGCGCTCGATCACGCGCGCGGAGAGCGGCGCGTTCCCATTCTCTGCGGCGGGAGTGGCCTTTATCTGCAGGCGCTGGTCGGGGGGTTGGCTGCGATCCCGCCGGTCTCCGACGCCGCGCGGGAAGAAGCGCGCGCGCGGCTTGCCGCACTCGGGCCGGCGGCACTCCATGCTGAACTCGCCGCGCGTGACCCCGAAACCGCCGCGCGCCTCCGCCCGCAGGATTCCCAGCGCATCGCGCGCGCGATGGAGGTTTTTCTCGCCACCGGGCGCGGGCTTGCCGCCTGGCAGGCGCAAGCCGCGCCGGCGCCGGCGGGCTGGCGGTTCGCGGCCATTCTGCTCGACCCGCCACGCGAGGGGTTGCGCGAGGCGATCGCGCGGCGGTTTGTGGCGATGCTCGAGGCCGGCGCGCTCGCGGAGGTGCGGGCGTTGCTCGCGCAAAACCTCGATCCCGCCTTGCCGCTGCTTCGTGCGCATGGTGTGCCGGAACTCTCGGCCTATCTTCGCGGCGACATCTCGCTCGCCGAGGCCAGGCGGCGGGCCGAGCTGGTGACCGGGCAATACACCAAGCGCCAGGCGACATGGTTTCGTCACCATCGCTTGAGCCCGGAGATTTATACGATTGATGCGAGAATCGATGATTTCACGCAATTTTCGCAAAGAAGCATGGCTGATCTGCTCAATTTTCTAACCTCCGCCGGGTTGACGCCACAAGCCTCCCCGGCCTAG
- a CDS encoding acetolactate synthase 3 large subunit has product MTTNEMRPGAEVLLRALKEQGVEVIFGYPGGAVLPIYDAIFQQNAIRHILVRHEQAAVHAAEGYARSTGKVGVVLVTSGPGATNAVTGLVDALMDSIPIVCLTGQVPTHLIGNDAFQEADTTGITRPATKHNYLVKKSEDLARIVHEAFYVARSGRPGPVVIDLPKDIVINPAPYAPASTAPHRSYRPRLDPDMRQIEAAVQLLKSAKRPIIYTGGGVINAGPEAAEMLTRLVRETGFPCTSTLMGLGAFPASDPLFLGMLGMHGTVEANLAMHGCDVMLAVGARFDDRVTGRLNAFSPNARKIHIDIDPASINKNVAVEVAIVADAGRALAALLAAWKQDKTPPDRAALAAWWREIETWRERDCLRYTQATAPGAIIKPQHAIRRLYEITKESGRETFITTEVGQHQMWAAQHFRFERPNHWMTSGGLGTMGYGLPAAMGVQIAHPDALVIDIAGEASILMNIQEMSTLAQYRLPVKIFILNNQYMGMVRQWQELLHGGRYAESYTAALPDFVRLAESFHAVGLRARTIEELDPVIHEMLASDRAVIADIAVDQAENCFPMIPSGAAHNEMILGPEHESEAAGITDEGLVLV; this is encoded by the coding sequence ATGACGACGAATGAGATGCGGCCGGGGGCGGAAGTTTTGTTGCGCGCGCTCAAGGAACAGGGCGTCGAGGTGATTTTCGGCTATCCCGGCGGCGCGGTTTTGCCGATCTATGACGCGATTTTTCAGCAGAACGCCATCCGCCATATCCTCGTCCGCCACGAGCAGGCGGCGGTGCATGCGGCGGAAGGCTATGCGCGCTCGACCGGCAAGGTCGGCGTCGTGCTGGTGACCAGCGGGCCGGGCGCGACCAATGCCGTCACCGGTCTCGTCGACGCGCTGATGGACAGTATCCCGATCGTTTGCCTCACCGGCCAGGTGCCGACCCATCTGATCGGCAACGATGCTTTCCAGGAAGCCGACACCACCGGGATCACCCGGCCGGCGACCAAGCATAACTATCTCGTCAAGAAATCCGAGGATCTCGCGCGTATCGTCCATGAAGCCTTCTATGTCGCGCGCTCGGGCCGGCCGGGGCCGGTGGTGATCGATCTGCCGAAGGATATCGTCATCAACCCCGCCCCTTATGCGCCGGCATCAACCGCGCCGCACCGCAGCTATCGCCCGCGTCTCGACCCCGATATGCGGCAGATCGAGGCGGCGGTTCAGCTTCTCAAAAGCGCGAAACGGCCGATCATCTATACCGGCGGCGGCGTGATCAATGCCGGGCCGGAGGCGGCGGAGATGCTGACCCGGCTGGTGCGCGAAACCGGGTTTCCCTGCACCTCGACGCTGATGGGGCTCGGGGCGTTTCCCGCCTCTGACCCGCTTTTCCTCGGCATGCTCGGGATGCATGGGACGGTTGAGGCTAATCTCGCGATGCATGGCTGCGACGTCATGCTCGCGGTCGGTGCGCGCTTCGATGACCGCGTCACCGGCCGGCTCAACGCCTTCAGCCCGAACGCGCGGAAAATCCATATCGACATCGATCCCGCCAGCATCAACAAGAACGTCGCGGTCGAGGTTGCCATCGTCGCTGATGCCGGGCGCGCGCTCGCCGCTCTGCTCGCCGCTTGGAAACAGGATAAGACGCCGCCCGATCGCGCCGCGCTCGCCGCCTGGTGGCGCGAGATCGAGACCTGGCGAGAGCGCGATTGCCTGCGTTACACCCAGGCGACGGCGCCGGGGGCGATCATCAAGCCGCAACACGCGATCCGCAGGCTCTACGAAATCACCAAGGAGTCGGGGCGCGAGACCTTCATCACGACCGAGGTCGGCCAGCATCAGATGTGGGCGGCGCAGCATTTCCGCTTCGAGCGCCCCAATCACTGGATGACCTCGGGCGGGCTCGGCACCATGGGCTATGGCCTGCCGGCGGCAATGGGCGTCCAAATCGCGCATCCCGACGCGCTGGTGATCGATATCGCCGGCGAGGCGTCGATTCTGATGAATATCCAGGAGATGAGCACGCTCGCGCAGTATCGCCTGCCGGTAAAAATCTTCATTCTCAACAATCAATACATGGGCATGGTGCGGCAATGGCAGGAATTGCTGCATGGCGGCCGCTATGCCGAGAGCTATACCGCGGCGTTGCCGGATTTCGTTCGTCTCGCCGAGAGTTTTCATGCCGTCGGCCTCCGCGCCCGGACGATCGAGGAGCTTGACCCGGTCATCCACGAGATGCTCGCCAGCGATCGCGCGGTGATCGCCGATATCGCCGTCGATCAGGCGGAAAATTGCTTTCCGATGATCCCCTCGGGGGCGGCGCATAATGAAATGATCCTCGGCCCCGAGCATGAGAGCGAGGCGGCCGGCATCACCGATGAAGGGCTGGTGCTGGTGTGA
- the ilvN gene encoding acetolactate synthase small subunit — MANGNGMRTATISVLVDNEAGVLARVIGLFSGRGYNIDSLTVAPVEDGRGRSRINVVTSGTEMVIEQIKAQLDRLVPVHRVADLSKEGPHLAREMALIKILCAGEKRAEALRLADAFRARVVDATTESFVFEMTGNPDKLDAFLELMRPLGLAEVSRTGVAAIARGAHVI; from the coding sequence ATGGCGAACGGCAATGGCATGCGCACCGCGACGATCTCGGTCCTGGTCGATAACGAGGCCGGGGTGCTCGCCCGCGTGATTGGGCTTTTTTCCGGCCGTGGCTATAATATCGACAGCCTGACGGTGGCGCCGGTCGAGGATGGGCGCGGGCGTTCGCGCATCAATGTCGTGACCTCGGGGACTGAAATGGTGATCGAGCAGATCAAGGCGCAGCTCGACCGCTTGGTGCCGGTCCATCGTGTCGCCGATCTCTCGAAGGAGGGGCCGCATCTCGCGCGCGAAATGGCGCTGATCAAGATCCTCTGCGCTGGCGAGAAGCGGGCCGAGGCGCTGCGCCTTGCCGATGCGTTCCGGGCCCGCGTCGTCGATGCGACGACCGAGAGCTTCGTGTTCGAAATGACCGGCAATCCCGACAAACTCGATGCGTTTCTCGAGCTGATGCGCCCGCTGGGCTTGGCCGAGGTTTCACGCACCGGGGTCGCCGCGATCGCGCGCGGGGCGCACGTGATTTGA